The Xiphias gladius isolate SHS-SW01 ecotype Sanya breed wild chromosome 17, ASM1685928v1, whole genome shotgun sequence genome includes the window CATCCGCAGCATAGAATCGATGATGTTGGTCTTCTTTCCCTTGGTGATGCTCTTGAACTGTAGGttgagaaagggagggaagaggaacGTCATCTCCAGCTTGCTACTTTTGTACAGAGCAACATACAGCATAAGAAGGAGTAGAGCTGTATCAgcatgtgttttcagtgtttttacctgTTTGAAGATCTCCTCAAAGGTCGGCCTCTTCTCTGGCTCTTCGCTCCAGGCCTGTTTCATAATCTGTATCACATCCAGTGGGGCCTCATCCACTGACACGACGGGCCGACACAAAGGAGGAGGCTCTTTGACCTTGTTGATAATCTCTGGCAACACATCATCACAGACAAGAACACAGAGATATTgggcacacacagaaatgctcAAAAACAGTCAGATTTTGTGCAGCCAGTTTTCTCATTTAGCTGTGAATGTCActgcttataaaaaaaaacagacgtgTTGtagcattttctttcttttcaacaattctaattctaatttgtcattttattttcaactcaGTGTGAACAGTTCTCTTGTGGAGGACATAAAGGACGGGATGAACATTTCAAAAAGCTCCTACACAGATTTGccaaaaaagatttaaaatgtgaataagcCTTTTGCACATGTCTCCAATACCCTCTActatttcattgtttcttttcatgtcacCATCCTTTGGGGTTACTGATGCATCACTCACCCTTGGGAGGCATGTCCAGCATGCAGAAAGGTCCAGAGCGACAGATGACCTCCTGCACGACAATGGCAAAGCTGTAGACGTCTCCTTGGAAAGTTCCCTTCCTCCTCTGACTAGAACTTCGCAGCAGCTCAGGAGCCGTCCATAGCAGATCTTTTTattgaaaggaaaacacacaactattaataaaaaagaaaattgatatTTGCACAAGCAAACTCACTCTATTAGTGTGTGGATACACATAAACTCACCCTCTGGCTTTTCCACATCAGTGTAAATTTTTTGGGCAATCATAATTTCATTGAACCCATAATCTGTCACTTTCAACACAAAGCGGCCATCTACCACACAGTTACGGGATTTGAGCCGTCCATGGATGACGTCACGATTATGCAGGTATTTCATTCCCTGATGAAAGTTTGTAGAAAATTtgtgagattaaaaaacaaaacaaaaaaaaacagtaaagtggGAAATGAAACATGAGTAGGTCCTTTTGTCTCACTTACCCGGATCAGATCCATTAACAGGGAAGACTTGAACATCCAGTCAAGACGCACATCCTCGTTGCTGAGCAAATCCTCCAAACTGCCCCTGGAACAGTGCTCAGTCACAACACCAAAGATCCCAGAGTCCAAGAACAGTCCCAGGAACAGATTGAGGTTCTCATGCCTCATGTCCCTGAGCTGAGGGGAAGACAGTGCAAACATCTAAACTGGGAACTCTCAAGTTTATTTCTCGGATGTAACTTCATTTTGCGGACAGTGCAGCCAATATTTTTGCAacatctgtttctttcatttccaaTTCAGACAACCACTTATTTTTTGTTATCTACAGGATTTACAAATTTGAGttcagagatacagtatatcacagcATAATTACAAATCCAGACTAGCGTGTATTTTATGGTTCCTGGCAATGGAGTGTGCTAATAATGAGTGACATGCCTTTGActaggaaagaaagaaaaacctaTGAATACAGAAACTCACTAGTGCTTTCTTCCCATTCCATCACACATTCACTTACGTTGACAAAGATATACTCAGTGCTGCTGTTGACACCTGATACTGATCCACAGGGACATTTCTTCAACCAAATCCAGTCACCCTGGAAGGTAAACCAAACGGCACAGTCTTTGTGAAGCCACTAACATCCAAAGGCGTGGGCTCCATAATGGTAAACAGGAGTTTAGTGAATGTGTCATGTCAGACTCGCCTCACctcaaacacagcaacattcgAGCTGTCTGGTGTTGAGGCCAAGTAGCTGCGACCtgacacagagtggtgaggcGTCTTCATATCCAGCTGGCTTCTCAGGATACTTTCATCATTGAGCTTCTGCTCTCACAAACAGGTCAAAGAGGACGGGTCAGCTTAGAGTAGATCATCTTTTACAGGTAAACAGCTTTCATGCATCACATACTTGCAAAGTATTGCATgcacagcagagagaagcaaacTACAGCAAAATGCGGTCAGTACTGTAAGAGATTCAGCACAGAACTCACCCTTTTGCTGATTTGAGTGTTGATGAAGACCAGGTCATCCAGGGTCAGAACTACCTTTGTTGACCCACTGTTACCACCATCCCCAATGTTGAACCCAATCCTGCCGGTTCTCCTAAACAATCATAGTGTCTTCTAGAAATCACACAAGACTGCACTGGATGATATATCAAACTTTGATATTCTGGTGTACATACCTGAAACGAAGGAAGATGTTGACTCCGCAACCAGCCAATGAAATGAAcacaaggaaaagaaagagcaaagTGACTGAATCCAGGCCTttgggaagagaaaaagagaagaaaaacacaaatatagaTAGTTTGAATGCACTGAATTCAGTAATGTACATTATATGAGCATATAGATACATTTCTTTTGATGATAGTACTAATGCACTCACCTCCAGTACAGGCAAAATAGGGGCTAAACCAGCAGCCTGAGTCTCTGTAGGGCGTACTGCCTGCAAAATGGATCGAACGACCAAGGTACCTCAAGCCCCCGGTCCTGCCATCTGTATGAGCAGCCTCAAGAAGGTGAGTGGAGTAGAGAGAGCTGCCTATGCCACTGTAGTCCAGCACCACATAGCGAGCCTGCATTCCTTCACCTTCCCTGCTGGCCCTCAAGGGCTGATTAAAGCCTCCAAATTCAAAGCCGCCCTCACTGTCGCCCAGGATCTCACCTGTTACCCAGCGGCCCCCATTGTTTCGCACCTGCTCAACAGCCATTGCTATGTAATACATCATGTTGTAGATGGTTCCAAAGAATGGAGAAACCtaacagaggagacagagaggtaacaattttgattattaaaatttaaatgcttCTATAAGTGTCTTTGTACCCTCATTTTCTATTATGACATAATAATATCAATACACAGAAGAAAGTCTTACCTCCTGTGGTGGAATGCTGCTGCGGATTTCATAGCTGTCCTGAGCATCTTTGAAGGCCTCATAGAAATTGCGTTCTCCAGAGTCCATAGTGATGGTGAGGACCCCATCATAGGCTTTCCGCAGCTTGGTGTCATTGCCAAGAGAATAGTAGAATGCATCTTTGTAGGGTAGTGAGTATAGGAGGGTGTCGTAGGGAATGAACACATAGCCACGGTCGATCATACGCATGGCTAGTGCTGTAGTCAGAAGTTGGTACTGGGCTTGGCCACCGATCAGGACAGAAGGCATGCACATGATGACCACTGTGGAGAGAAGAGGGTTTAAAAACTAACTTATATGCATGATTCACATGGAATAGAGCAGTGTGGAGTCTCTCTTAATCTTGTTAGACATTACCATCTCTACATGTGCGACCCACCTCTGACCCGGTCTGCTTCTCGCACTTGAGTCAGGGCTCTGCGAGGCCCATCCTTGTCGCTCTCCATAGTTACTACAGGGTTGACAGGCAGGCCGAGGGCCCTCAGTGAAGAGGCCAGCTCATGTCCTGTGGCTTCCCACACATCTGTCTCTTCTGAGATTATGGCCACATGGGCCCACCGGAAGAATCTCAACACACTGAAAAGTACACGGGAGGAAAGTGGCAGCGGCCTCAAGAAAGTAGGGTACATCCCTCCTTTATTCATGTTGGGTTCGAGGCAACCCCAGGAAAGAATCCCAACATCCCACTCTTTTGCGTACAAAGCTGCTGAAGAGCAGTATCCTGGGTTGGCAGGGCCCAGGAAAGCAGCACCATAACCTTCCAGCTCAGCAAAGCGAGCAAGGGCACGGGATGACTTGCAGTCCTCGTTGATCAGTGTGTAGTCATACCAGTAGCCTTTGTTTAGGTAGGGATCCTTGTTTATGCGGGCCGTGGCAAGACGGGCCGCCAAGTCAGGTAGGGCTTTAGAGTATAAGAGATCACATGTCCAGGGTCCAACCAGGGCCACCTTGAAAGTGGTTGCCCAGGCTTGACAGGGCAGAAATGAGACCATGAGTAAGGACAGAAGAAACCAGTTCCCCAACCAGCTCCTGGAACATTGCACAGGGGATGATGGCAACTGTGATTTCGATGACAGTGTTGATGATGCTGATAATGCTTCAAACAGGCTATACCCACTGCAACTGTTTGTAACTACTGTCTTTATATCTCTTTTTATCTTGACTTTTATTGAGTCGTGCTGCCATCGTGGGTGGTAGGACAGGTTGTGCAGAAAGCGAGGGTTTTTGTGACTTGCCATTTTCTCACAAAGCTAGTCTGCTGCTTTAGTCACAGAAGAGGAGTTGAGAGTTTATAGTGATTAGTGGGACAGTGAGTGTGTCTTTGGGATGGGGTTGTCTCCCTTGGGATTCAGCAGGCCTCTAGTCCAAAGATGGACAGGCGACGACACGACCCCAAGTCATCACTGCCcccagaaaataagaaaaaaaggtggaaTGAATTAGAAAATTTGCAGCATGACAATACAATGTGATGTGTATTTGCTTCCTTAGTTCTgagacaaacaagaaaatctCAGGGCTTAAACAGTTTCCAGGATACAGACGTGATCTCTGACCTCAACTTACATCTTACTGAGCTGTTTTGTTTAACATAATGTGATTCTGAGTCTTATCAGCATCCATCTGTCTCACAGAGGACATGGTGCCCAGAGTGCCAGTGCTGTTCCTAGGAGAATTAATGGAATGTGTGTAGCAAGCTGATTTGTTCTGTCTGTCGGGCCAATGGAGTATAAAATCAAGTGCCAGGTAACGTGGGGGCCAAATCTGACCTTGATGTCTCTATTTGGTCTTGGTATCTCTTTTCCCTTCTAAACTCAATCTCTTGAGATCTTCTGGCTATccattttcttgattattcCTGGATTACTCCAGCCACCCCTCAGATTCTTGAAACCTGCATCTAAATTTGTATCAGCTTccagaaatatctcaaaatatcTAAAGATTAAATGAGCTTTTTGTCAAACACATAAGATTAGGGTTTCAGCCAATATTTCCTAAATTCTAAATTGTACCTAATATGGCTTCTGACTCTTAACACAAAACTTCATGAGTCAACGATTCCATGATCTAACCCCTGGCAATTCACaggatttttatgttttgaaaacctacttttaaaatcctgtttgtaacatactgtatcatcAAACACACTCATGATAAATgcgctttttaaaaatggctgccCATGTCCAAAGTATTGATGCTGACACCTGAGCAAAAGGCCTGACCAACCCGACAGTGGTAAAGGATAAACTTTAGTTGCATCTATCGCGAAAATTCAGAGCATTGCACAATTAAACTtggtggaaataaaaaatgttccaCCATTACAATATTGGTTtatgaagacaaaataaaaacttaagcCTAAGACTAAAAATACTGGAGGTATTACATCTGATGAAAATTTGAgtacaaaaaaagttaaatctttgtttttgcacatCTTTATCAATATTAGTAATTTAATTTTACcaggaatatttttttgaaagtcTGTATCgtgaatcaaattaaattagGCCTGTTCTGGGTGAAAACGTACATGAAAACAACCTCTGGCTTTCAAGGgttcagaaaatacatttttacaacacACAATACCACCGAGCCttattcatttctttgtcttcaaGCTGAAATGCAGCAAGTGAGCAGCAGCCAGAAAGCCTCCCCAACTGGCTAATACTGACACTGGCTTATCAGTTGCTAATAGGTTAAGAGAAGCACTGACTGAAAATATTCTTGCCCTGTTCTAAAGTgctactgaaaataaaaaagtaggCCAAATTATGTTAATCCTTCAACACCCTCTTTACTTTTCATATATAGAACAAAGGTTTCTAAGTCTTCAGCAAATATGCAAAGCAATGAACCAGTCTGTGGTGTTGCAACAGCTTCACCTTTACAGAAGTAGCTCTGCTGCAAACAAATCTGAGCAATGCTACATTGATGAATGAGCTGCTGACATTAACAAAACCACTCCTACATTAGccttaagaaataaaataatcaaataaaacaaatgaataagaAACAAGTCTGACCTGAAGCAGTTTTTCTACATAGGAGCCATGTCAGTGTTGCCTGTTGTTGAACAGCACCATCCAAACATCCAAACTCTAGGTGGATTAAGTATACATAAGTATACAGCAGGAGCAGTtatctttggatttttattgtgaaaaaatacCATAGGTAATCCAAATAGcatgaaaagctgaaaaaataaaataaaatcaaattatcTCCTCTTGCATCCAAGTTCCTTGACAattccaaaaataataaatgtccGCATTTCCAGTAGATTAGTCTTGCTTTCGTTCTTGCTGTCCCTGGCTGGGACCCACCCCAAACCACAGAGCAACAGGAGGGTGTGAGACAAGAGGTGCAACCTTGATCTAGAGTTTGGATTGGTAAAAAATAGATATGGCAGAGAGCAGGTAAAAGAAAGGGGAAATAGGGAAGGACTGGCAAGCTTTGACTTCTCAGCCCTCTTTAGCTTTTAATCCATACTAGTGtgggaagagtgtgtgtggagggagggCTGGAGGAGATGAACAAGAAGGTGAAAGTAGAGGCGTATTTGCCCGGTATCCTTTACACAGTGTATAAACTGAGGTGCTGATGTAACTGAGAAAATTTCACATGCTCACAATTACTTTAAAACACACTAAAACGAACCTTGAGTATTGTAAGGCTGATTTGATTGATGGATTCAACTGCTATTTTAATAGTAAGAAATTGGAAGGATTGTGATGAAAATGGTGGCCAACACTGAGCTTGGACTGACTTACGgcccctccctccacctctcaACCTTACGACCTCCACCTGCTTGAAATCAAGCATCGAGGACTATTTGTGCCAGAACAGGGACACTGATCAAAATCCGTGGCCCATAGGTATACTTTAAACCCACAATCCTTATAAATGGCTATATATGTGCCCGAAGcaaataaatagattaaaaaaaaaaaaaatgaacaaacttaCTCAtataaaccaaaacaaggaaaaacttGTGCAGTGTTAATAACTGCATTCATATCACCTTAAATCATAGAATTGCGTGTAATCACCTGAGTCTGATGCAGAGATTAAGGTTCCTGCATCTGTAGCCTCATGTAACCCTTCTGCTGCAGTTCAGATCCTTATGAGACCTTCACTCGTGCTCTTCGCTGTTCTCCTAGTCTTGCTACAGTAGCTAGAGATGCTTACTGAAATTTAGTGTGAATAAACCTTTCCACACATCAGTAAAGTTGGTCTTTTATCGCATCAAAGTAAACAATAGATGTTATTCAaccaaaacataacaaaattttTTCCCTGAATAACCTGAACCTCGCCCCTGATAAAATACCAGACAATGTTCATGATTAATAATTCTTCTTAGATTGATCAATTATGTCAAGCTATCCTTAATATAACCAGCTTTATTCACATTATCTGAGGCTTCATGGCCCTACTGACATCTTTATAGCCTCCCTCCTTTCCTAATGTTCCTGAGGCTTCAAGTTATGGACAAGATAATAGTCACAGTCCAAAGGTCAACCTTACATATGGGGAGCGATGCTAATAAAAGCATTAGAACTATGTGAGCTGTAGCTGAGGGCTGGAAATACCCTGTGGTAAGCTGCTGTTGATCTTTTGACCTGGCAGCATGTACAGTTCACTGCAGCACTACAGCTGGAATTTAAGCCTGTGGAGGGGGActccaagtttaaaaaaagcttttaaatacaAAGATGCTCACAACTGATACAGgagacacattaaaacacatagCTTcagtgtttgctgctgagctTTATGAATATGAAGGTGATCTACTACATATTGGAAGTGTGAGGACGATCTTGTTCTTGCCTGTCCTGTCGCACATTGATAGCAGTCCTGTTGAAGTAATCAGATTAGTCAGGTGAGGCTGCGCTAAACTGATCTGCTGCCTGGAAGCCTCTTAGTGACCTGGCAAACGGCACTGACGGAGATCACTTGAAAGCAAGGTCAGCCATACAGCCGGCCCAGTTGAGCAAAGAACCAGCTTGGCCTACTACAGAGCCAGCAACACAGCACAATACTCTAAGGAGGACAACAGCACTTCTGACTTTTTCATTGCTCCATACTGTTAGCCCAAAATGTCATTAATCTGTAGCCAAAACCAACAACCACAGTCATGTAGGCAAAACATGTAAAGTTACATAGTAATCAgcatttgtagaaaaatgtgaatGATTTGACTAAGAGCATAAAGGGATGAGATATATATCAACTAGGTTCCCTagaatctttttaaaaaaaaattcaaatcagtcCGAATGCCCTCTATCTACATTTTTATACGACGTGTCTGTCTTTAGCAGACTGTACAATGCTGGGTCACATGACTTGCAAAGCGGTTGCGTGATTTGACGATTTATAAGTACATCTCTCTTGGAAATCCTAACTTTCTCTGCTGAACTTATTTGTCAGAGTTAATTAAATACTGAGAAAAACCTGTGGGAGGAGTGATAGAGAAGCTTAGACATTTGCCTCCTCCATGACCCCACTAAATTAATCAGGAGAATTAATTTGGCTTCCACCCACAGTGACATCACACGTCTTTCCAGGATCACAGGCTCAGAGCTGCACAGGAAAGCAGGGAATCCTCCCTGCAAAGCATTTCAGAttgttatataaaatgtatgttaGGTAATAGGAAACCTCCTGTCGCTGTTCTTAGACACTGGCCTCAGAACTGGACTCCCTGAGAGCTGTGACTGCACACTGCCGCCAAACAGTTGGGATCTTCCCCAAAGAAATTGATAAAAAcgcaaattaaaaacaaaaataagataaaagagaaaaaacggttttgaaaggttttaaaaagtggaaaaaaattattttacatttactgatTGAACAAATTCAAAATCTGTATATGAATACACTCAAACTGTTGAAATAGGGATTAAAAAGATACACTGACAGGGATTTCTACATTATTTTACCAAATCAAAACCCAAGACAGTATGATACTTCTTATTAAGCCGCACATCGTCTGAAGAAATAACATTAATGCCATCATTCAGAGGTATGTCAGTATCAAAGTCAATtccaaataagtaaataaaactgacagaCTTTACTTCTGCATGAAGGGAGTCACACAGTTATAGGTCTTTCCCCTAATGGTGTTATTCCTCAGCTCCCATACTGTATCCCCCTACTTCCACCACTCATCCCATACATAATATATTGCACTGTGTATACTGTCTCATCCTTCGAACTTTAACTTTTGATTGTAGATTGTATAATCTTagaatgtattttctgttgtattCATGTTCACCCTTACACCGGTATCTTCTGGATTCTTTCtttgactttatttaaatatgGATAAAGGGAAAtgaccaacaacaacaaatttcaCTTGTGCAGAATTACACCTACACATTGATGAGTGTCCCCACCATAGGTCACTGTATCTCCCTGTCAGATCCAGGTCCAGCTGCGACATGTTAGTTCTCTGCAGCACCCTCTGTTGGTTGATGGTAGTCTCCTAAAGTGAATTTTTTCTAATAAACAAAACTGAGGTAGATGGCGGTTGACACTCATCTGTTAAAACATCCCCATGTCCTTGACATTAAGAActtgaaagacattttttgaaGTAGTTTTTATTCCTTTGTTGTCAACTTAGCTGTGAACGGaggaaaaatttaaatgcattgATACTGCACATCTAAATATCTACCCACTGGACCTAATTGACACTTACATGAAATATTTTGCTTGCTCAGTTTCTTTCtgttatacatttatttagTAAAACACTTGTGAGCACAATatgcaataaaataataaaagcaatctagattaaataataatgtaGGTGTTGCCTTAAGGCTCCTATCATTTCAGTTCACAGTCTGCTTCATGCAGTgttaaccaaaaaaaattgaaattaattaaacaaaaataaccacaaactATATGTCACATGGTGAACCTGGAGCCCCCAGGCTCCCTGAGGGTCTGGGCCCCCAGGGCAGCTGCCCACTTTGCCCTGTCAGTGATCTCTTCTTGGGAACAATCCCCCTTTgctcatgttttatgtttaaaatatcGTGCCATCAAAGTCAGTCATATTTTGTAATTACTAAAGAATTCTGTAGTGAGACAGGGCccactaaataaacaaaatcacaagGTTTGAATCTGAAAGAAACTAGTCACATGCAGGAAAACTATTGTGTAAATGCACTGTAAATTTTATCACCTCACCCCAGCTTGACATGGCTCTTATTATTCATCTAAGTGTTATGTGACTGTACAAATGTTGGGATCATATTTGTCTGCTAGAAACAAGGAGTGTTAGACCACAAAGCACTGTTGTTACATATAtaatccaagtataaatgtatAATCCAAATTCTAACAGCACAGTTATCTGCACCAAGGTTATTTGTGTCTTTGCTCATGCAAGCCTACATCAGCTGGTCAAATCAGTGGTAGGGGAAATGtctcaacttttattttatccCCTCAGTTTTCAaggttaacaaaataaaagccttcaGGACCTTAAAACTAAATGACTTTAACttcagttttacaaaatgtAAGTAACACTGAACCACAATGACTGAAAGGTTTATCAGAGCAATGCAGtcaaatatttatcttttagtTGATAAGCAGCTTTTTCTCATCACTTGGACCAAGggactgtatatgtatgtacaacTGGAATTTCTAGATTATCAAACATATTATCACTCAGACATTTAATCTGGAGCATTTTCAGGTTTATCGATGTACAGACGTTGATTTTGCATGAATGTGTAGGACTGTTTCTGCTGACATTAAAACCTGACAGATTGTAACTACAGCAAGGACTTATCAGCTGTCAGAAATACTATGTCACGTTCACAGCTACgttattgtttttatctccATTGCAGCTCCTTGAGAAgtcatagttttgttttgggcTTTTGTGATTAGATGGAAGTGCTACCCGCGTAATGAGGACAGgttattttactgaaatgtgCTGTTGTGAACCCATGCTACAGCCCACTCCACAGGCAGCCTTTAGTAATAACTGGaactctctgctttttcttattatttccaAACTTGCATTTTAATTGCAATTTGATGTTTGtagttgattttaaaaatcttatttttcttactgtgacatGGCG containing:
- the gucy2d gene encoding retinal guanylyl cyclase 1; this encodes MASHKNPRFLHNLSYHPRWQHDSIKVKIKRDIKTVVTNSCSGYSLFEALSASSTLSSKSQLPSSPVQCSRSWLGNWFLLSLLMVSFLPCQAWATTFKVALVGPWTCDLLYSKALPDLAARLATARINKDPYLNKGYWYDYTLINEDCKSSRALARFAELEGYGAAFLGPANPGYCSSAALYAKEWDVGILSWGCLEPNMNKGGMYPTFLRPLPLSSRVLFSVLRFFRWAHVAIISEETDVWEATGHELASSLRALGLPVNPVVTMESDKDGPRRALTQVREADRVRVVIMCMPSVLIGGQAQYQLLTTALAMRMIDRGYVFIPYDTLLYSLPYKDAFYYSLGNDTKLRKAYDGVLTITMDSGERNFYEAFKDAQDSYEIRSSIPPQEVSPFFGTIYNMMYYIAMAVEQVRNNGGRWVTGEILGDSEGGFEFGGFNQPLRASREGEGMQARYVVLDYSGIGSSLYSTHLLEAAHTDGRTGGLRYLGRSIHFAGSTPYRDSGCWFSPYFACTGGLDSVTLLFLFLVFISLAGCGVNIFLRFRRTGRIGFNIGDGGNSGSTKVVLTLDDLVFINTQISKRKLNDESILRSQLDMKTPHHSVSGRSYLASTPDSSNVAVFEGDWIWLKKCPCGSVSGVNSSTEYIFVNLRDMRHENLNLFLGLFLDSGIFGVVTEHCSRGSLEDLLSNEDVRLDWMFKSSLLMDLIRGMKYLHNRDVIHGRLKSRNCVVDGRFVLKVTDYGFNEIMIAQKIYTDVEKPEDLLWTAPELLRSSSQRRKGTFQGDVYSFAIVVQEVICRSGPFCMLDMPPKEIINKVKEPPPLCRPVVSVDEAPLDVIQIMKQAWSEEPEKRPTFEEIFKQFKSITKGKKTNIIDSMLRMLEQYSSNLEDLIRERTEELEVERQKTDKLVAQMLPKSVAQALKTGKPVKPEHFSDVTLYFSDIVGFTTISALSEPIEVVDLLNDLYTLFDAIIGLHDVYKVETIGDAYMVASGVPNRNGNRHAAEMANMSLDILHCIGTFKMRHMPELKVRIRIGLHSGPVVAGVVGLTMPRYCLFGDTVNTASRMESTGLPYRIHVNQSTVDVLNNLKLGYKIQVRGMTELKGKGIENTYWLVGREDFNKPLPIPPDLQGGSNHGICLDEIPVDRRQKFLDRQKRMG